Proteins from one Niallia circulans genomic window:
- the topA gene encoding type I DNA topoisomerase has protein sequence MSEFLVIVESPAKAKTIERYLGKKYKVKASMGHIRDLPRSQMGVDVEKEYEPKYITIRGKGPVLKELKTAAKKAKKIYLAADPDREGEAIAWHLANSLQVDVDSDCRVVFNEITKDAIKESFKHPRPINMDLVDSQQARRVLDRLVGYNISPLLWKKVKKGLSAGRVQSVAVRLIIDREHEIKAFIPEEYWSIEGSFAKGKTSFEAAFYGLKDKKLELHSEAEVQNVKNQLNGNKFTVEKVTKKERKRNPAVPFTTSSLQQEAARKLNFRAKKTMMLAQQLYEGIDLGKKEGTVGLITYMRTDSTRISEVAQTEAHEYITSNYGTEYTKEQNRKEKKNANAQDAHEAVRPTSTHREPGSLKEHLSRDQLRLYKLIWERFIASQMAPAVMDTMSVDLRNGDVKFRATGSKIKFPGFMKVYVESTDDAVEEQNKQLPDLKEGDEVINKDIDPKQHFTQPPPRYTEARLVKTLEELGIGRPSTFAPTLDTIQKRGYVALDNKRFIPTELGEIVLELILEFFPEILDVDFTAHMEQNLDNIEAGQINWVKVIDSFYKIFEQSLDKAEKEMQSVEIKDEPAGEDCEECGNPMVFKMGRYGKFMACSNFPDCRNTKAIVKEIGVKCPKCSEGNIIERKSKKRRIFYGCDRFPECDFISWDKPIQRPCPKCDNMLVEKKLKKGVQVQCVECDYKEEPQS, from the coding sequence TAAAAGAATTAAAAACAGCAGCTAAAAAGGCGAAGAAAATATACCTCGCAGCCGATCCAGATCGTGAAGGGGAAGCAATTGCCTGGCATTTGGCAAACAGCCTCCAGGTTGATGTGGATTCAGATTGCCGTGTCGTTTTTAATGAAATTACAAAGGATGCTATTAAGGAGTCATTCAAGCATCCAAGGCCGATAAACATGGATTTAGTCGATTCACAGCAAGCAAGACGGGTGCTCGATCGTTTGGTAGGCTATAATATCAGCCCGTTATTATGGAAAAAAGTCAAAAAAGGCTTGAGTGCTGGTAGAGTACAATCTGTGGCAGTCCGGTTAATTATTGACAGGGAACATGAAATAAAAGCATTTATACCTGAAGAATATTGGTCGATAGAAGGAAGCTTCGCAAAGGGAAAAACTAGCTTTGAAGCAGCGTTTTACGGTTTGAAAGATAAAAAATTGGAGCTTCATTCTGAAGCGGAAGTACAAAATGTTAAAAACCAGCTTAATGGCAACAAGTTTACTGTTGAGAAGGTGACAAAGAAGGAGCGTAAACGGAATCCTGCCGTTCCTTTTACAACTTCATCCCTACAGCAGGAGGCAGCAAGAAAGCTGAATTTCAGAGCGAAAAAGACAATGATGCTTGCCCAACAGCTATATGAAGGAATTGATTTAGGTAAAAAAGAAGGCACAGTCGGCTTAATTACCTATATGAGAACAGACTCAACCCGAATTTCGGAAGTTGCCCAAACAGAAGCACATGAATACATTACTTCGAACTATGGGACAGAATATACAAAAGAGCAAAACCGTAAAGAAAAGAAAAACGCAAATGCGCAAGATGCCCATGAAGCGGTCAGACCGACAAGTACACACAGAGAGCCAGGTTCTTTAAAAGAACATCTCTCTAGAGATCAGCTTCGTTTGTATAAGCTGATTTGGGAAAGATTCATTGCGAGCCAAATGGCGCCGGCAGTTATGGATACTATGAGTGTTGATCTTCGTAACGGCGATGTTAAGTTCCGTGCGACAGGTTCCAAAATTAAATTCCCTGGGTTTATGAAAGTGTATGTGGAAAGTACAGATGATGCGGTAGAAGAGCAAAACAAACAGCTCCCTGATTTAAAAGAGGGCGATGAAGTCATCAATAAGGATATTGATCCAAAGCAGCACTTCACACAGCCGCCGCCAAGGTATACAGAGGCAAGATTAGTAAAAACATTAGAAGAGCTTGGCATAGGGCGACCTTCCACTTTCGCACCTACGCTGGATACGATTCAAAAACGGGGATATGTTGCGCTTGATAATAAACGGTTTATACCGACAGAGCTTGGTGAAATAGTACTTGAGCTGATACTTGAGTTCTTCCCGGAAATTCTCGATGTTGACTTTACAGCACATATGGAGCAAAACCTTGATAATATTGAGGCAGGGCAAATAAACTGGGTCAAGGTTATTGATAGTTTTTATAAAATATTTGAGCAAAGCCTCGATAAAGCTGAAAAAGAAATGCAATCTGTCGAAATAAAAGATGAGCCTGCAGGTGAAGATTGTGAGGAATGCGGCAATCCGATGGTCTTTAAAATGGGCAGATACGGCAAGTTTATGGCATGCAGCAATTTCCCTGATTGCCGTAATACAAAGGCGATAGTCAAAGAAATTGGCGTTAAATGTCCGAAATGTTCTGAAGGAAATATTATTGAAAGAAAAAGCAAAAAGCGTCGGATTTTTTATGGATGTGACCGTTTCCCAGAGTGCGATTTCATTTCTTGGGATAAACCTATACAGCGTCCATGTCCAAAATGTGATAATATGCTTGTAGAGAAAAAGCTGAAAAAAGGTGTCCAAGTCCAATGTGTCGAATGCGACTATAAGGAAGAACCTCAAAGCTAA